From the Methanobacterium sp. CWC-01 genome, the window CACATGAACTCCTTAGTCTGGTTTCAAAAAAAATATAGATTAATGAAGCCCATAGGAAATTTACCCAGAAAGGTCGTATAATCTGATAAAGAAATAAATACGGATTCAATAACAGGTAAGAATTTCATTCATTAGGTAATTAGATTCTAATTAAAATTCAATGTCTTCAATGTCCTCGATGACCTCTCCATTTCGGACTTTTTCCCTTAAACTGAGCATCAATTCATCAATCTTGTTGAGTTTACGTGAGATCTCCTTCTCAGATGGCGTGGTACCTACCACCTTTTCCATTCCACCGTTTCTCATCACAATACGCTTGTCGGTCATTAAAGCCAGCACCGGGTCGTGGGTGACTACTAAAACAATTTTTCCGTGACCAGCCAAAACTTTCAGAGCATCATGTTTCCTTATTCCGGCGTTTTCAATCTCATCTATCAGAACAATAGGTGAGTTACTGATTATAGCCACATCTGCCACCATCAACGCTCTTGATTGGCCCCCACTCAGGATAGTGAGTTCATGTTCTTTTTTTATGGGTTCACCAGTGAGGGTGTTGGCCAGTTTCACTACTTTATCTACGCAGGTATTGCTGGCTCCCCTGCATTTAGCATGTAGACTTAAAAAGTCCCCTACAGACATATCTGCCAGGAAGTTCATGTTCTGAGACAGTTGGGCAACCATCTTCTTGCGAGGATCGGTTCTGTCTTCGTAACTAGGTTCTTTATCATTAACCAGGATCTTTCGCTTGGAGAAGGTGTCTTCCTGGGCTAGTTGTTCAATATCGCCAATGAGGGAACTTTTACCACTCCCAGTAGGTCCTACTACTCCGAAGATTTCTCCTTTTTTAATGATTACTTCTTTCAGAGGTTCTTGATTCCCCTGTTTGTCGTAGCCGCCCTTGATGGTTATCTTCTCAATCATTACAAATTCACCTTTCCCAAAGTATCTCCTCTGAGACCTCTACGCATGGTTTCCAGTGAGATTATCTCGTCTGGGGCTATGTTACCCAGGTTCACGTTGGGACCCATGTTCAGTATGAAATATACTTGCTGATTTTTCTGGGGAGCTTCCCAGATTATCATCTCGGGTTTGGTTTTATCCATGAAGAATTGAACTTCATCTTCTTTAACATTTCCTTTCTCATCATAAATACCGATGCCCTTTCCTCCTTCACGGGCCTCCAGAATAACCCAGTCGGCGCCGGAATTTATATCTTCGTTAACCATATCCACCTTCCGGTGGAGTTCAATTTCCTTGTCTTTTCTAGGATCCTTTTTTCCCACTTCGGATATGGCTTTAAATCCACAATCCTTAACTTTGCCGATGATCTCAACCCGATCTTCGGGTGAAATTTCAATGGTGCCGTCCGAGATCTCAATGGCCTCAAATCCCAGTTGCTGTGCCTCCATTAAGTATTGATCCAGTTTATTCTGGATGAAAGCCACCTCTAACAGAGT encodes:
- a CDS encoding ATP-binding cassette domain-containing protein; its protein translation is MIEKITIKGGYDKQGNQEPLKEVIIKKGEIFGVVGPTGSGKSSLIGDIEQLAQEDTFSKRKILVNDKEPSYEDRTDPRKKMVAQLSQNMNFLADMSVGDFLSLHAKCRGASNTCVDKVVKLANTLTGEPIKKEHELTILSGGQSRALMVADVAIISNSPIVLIDEIENAGIRKHDALKVLAGHGKIVLVVTHDPVLALMTDKRIVMRNGGMEKVVGTTPSEKEISRKLNKIDELMLSLREKVRNGEVIEDIEDIEF
- the comA gene encoding phosphosulfolactate synthase, whose translation is MHAFDFLTQDRKPQPGTGITMMLDKGLGPRAVKDLLEVSGKYIDLAKLGWGTSALHSREIIIEKIDLYKSYSVKPYPGGTLLEVAFIQNKLDQYLMEAQQLGFEAIEISDGTIEISPEDRVEIIGKVKDCGFKAISEVGKKDPRKDKEIELHRKVDMVNEDINSGADWVILEAREGGKGIGIYDEKGNVKEDEVQFFMDKTKPEMIIWEAPQKNQQVYFILNMGPNVNLGNIAPDEIISLETMRRGLRGDTLGKVNL